A single Marinitoga litoralis DNA region contains:
- a CDS encoding HAD family hydrolase, which translates to MNIVFDLDGTLINTENIALPAIRNVLKDLNYDPNVPKSEILKYIGYTIDDIFEGLLKTNDEIIIGKAIELLDKYEIEIIKKADIKDIFFNNVFEVLEELKKEHKLYILSNCNIKYMNALLEKGLNKYIDSPHCSEMYNWKEKDYVLNLISNGNKDFIMIGDRHKDIEAAKANGFISIGCAYGFGDEEVKDADYIVHDIKEIILIINQIGQN; encoded by the coding sequence ATGAATATTGTATTTGATCTAGATGGCACTTTAATTAATACAGAAAATATAGCATTACCAGCAATTAGAAATGTTTTAAAAGATTTAAATTATGATCCAAATGTTCCAAAATCTGAAATATTAAAGTATATTGGTTATACAATTGATGATATCTTTGAAGGTCTTTTGAAAACTAATGACGAGATAATTATAGGAAAGGCTATTGAATTACTTGATAAATATGAAATAGAAATAATTAAAAAAGCAGATATAAAAGATATTTTTTTCAATAATGTGTTTGAAGTATTAGAAGAATTAAAAAAAGAACATAAGTTATATATTCTTTCAAATTGTAATATTAAATATATGAATGCTTTGCTAGAAAAAGGATTAAATAAGTATATTGATTCACCTCATTGTTCTGAAATGTATAATTGGAAAGAAAAAGATTATGTTTTAAATTTAATTTCAAATGGAAATAAAGATTTCATAATGATTGGTGATAGACATAAGGATATTGAAGCAGCTAAAGCTAATGGTTTTATATCTATTGGTTGTGCGTATGGTTTTGGAGATGAAGAAGTAAAAGATGCTGACTATATTGTTCATGATATTAAAGAAATAATACTTATTATAAATCAAATAGGCCAGAATTAA
- a CDS encoding 23S rRNA (pseudouridine(1915)-N(3))-methyltransferase RlmH, with protein sequence MVKIFVIGKPKTKFIKLGIEQYLKWNRKYDKVELIELPLSNDLNKITPEEYKNQDKVKFEKYFLPDVFKVVLDERGEQLPSIEFANKIERWRIGKKNISFFIGGPLGHHEYIRNNADFLLSISKMTFTHEMAVLLLLEQIYRAFKINNNEKYHY encoded by the coding sequence ATGGTTAAAATTTTTGTAATTGGTAAACCTAAAACAAAATTTATAAAATTAGGTATTGAACAATATTTAAAATGGAACAGAAAGTATGACAAAGTGGAATTAATAGAATTGCCACTATCAAATGATTTAAATAAAATAACACCTGAAGAATATAAAAATCAAGATAAAGTGAAGTTTGAGAAATATTTTTTACCAGATGTTTTTAAAGTAGTTTTAGATGAAAGAGGCGAACAATTACCATCTATAGAATTTGCTAATAAAATAGAAAGATGGAGGATTGGTAAAAAGAATATTTCATTTTTTATAGGTGGGCCATTAGGTCATCATGAATACATTAGAAATAATGCAGATTTTTTATTATCTATATCAAAAATGACATTTACTCATGAAATGGCAGTCTTATTATTGTTAGAACAAATATATAGAGCATTTAAAATAAATAACAATGAAAAATATCATTATTAG
- a CDS encoding FtsW/RodA/SpoVE family cell cycle protein: MNLKVEPFERMRKFEIIVPLIYFLLLIIGILMVRTATYNESIEENYYKQIVFSILGIIAFFFVFFLKERIIKNIIPYLYGITFFLLIYVLLFERARYGARRWIRLGPIGIQPSHLFLIFTLVIFAKYLSEKNKKAYYILSLTTLLGLGLIFKQPDLGMTLFTFGLWFLLTYVSGQHERTWKTSLFLMLFSSPFAFYFMKDYQRARIIGFLFPEKNAAGVAYNMLQATRAIGSGGLFGKGYLNGFMNLSNFVPEDHNDFIISVIGEELGFFGILFIVLLYAILIYRIYIYANKTQRKFWKYIYFGTIVIIFFHVYENIGMNLGIMPITGVPLPLISYGGSQIITFSILLGLVTKGIATTETYTDENYLDNE, encoded by the coding sequence GTGAATTTAAAAGTAGAACCATTTGAAAGAATGAGAAAATTTGAAATAATTGTTCCTCTCATATATTTTTTATTATTAATTATAGGTATTTTAATGGTAAGAACTGCAACGTATAATGAATCAATAGAAGAAAATTATTATAAACAAATAGTATTTTCAATACTAGGTATTATTGCATTCTTTTTTGTTTTTTTCTTAAAAGAAAGAATAATAAAAAATATTATTCCATACTTGTATGGAATAACGTTTTTTTTACTTATATATGTTTTATTATTTGAAAGAGCTAGATATGGTGCAAGAAGATGGATAAGATTAGGACCAATAGGTATTCAACCTTCACACTTATTTTTAATTTTTACTCTAGTGATTTTTGCAAAATATCTGTCAGAAAAAAATAAAAAAGCATATTATATATTATCTTTAACAACATTACTTGGATTAGGACTTATATTCAAACAACCAGATTTGGGCATGACGTTATTTACATTTGGGTTATGGTTCTTATTAACCTATGTATCTGGACAACATGAAAGAACATGGAAAACATCATTATTTTTAATGTTATTTTCATCACCTTTTGCTTTTTATTTTATGAAAGACTATCAAAGAGCTAGAATTATAGGATTTTTATTTCCAGAAAAAAATGCAGCAGGTGTGGCTTACAATATGTTACAAGCAACAAGAGCTATAGGTTCTGGTGGATTATTTGGAAAAGGTTATTTAAATGGATTTATGAATTTATCTAATTTTGTTCCAGAGGATCATAATGATTTCATTATATCTGTAATAGGAGAAGAATTAGGATTTTTTGGAATATTATTTATCGTATTATTATATGCTATATTAATATATAGGATTTATATATACGCAAATAAAACACAGAGAAAATTTTGGAAATATATATATTTTGGCACAATAGTAATAATCTTTTTCCATGTATATGAAAATATTGGTATGAATTTGGGGATTATGCCAATAACAGGAGTACCTTTACCATTAATTTCATATGGTGGAAGTCAAATAATTACGTTTTCTATATTATTGGGTTTAGTAACTAAAGGGATAGCGACTACAGAAACATATACAGATGAAAATTATTTAGATAATGAGTAA
- a CDS encoding HD-GYP domain-containing protein — MNLNDYVKTFIKKSLIYTIVVVLLTTTILVGFYEYRKLRDITNIQCVKINNMIKNQRIRIFSNSKLIAEIYPYSVNNVEIIKNIVEDNPLVSKIIDYKPSMDIINVSYPNDVLDDKIIEYINDNIESLKSGIKYYNFNDYIIYMVPYYYEIIDKQIFGGLLLMYFQKELLLNELKSILSKKEIITKNNIKNNIFSITTTFDYYGEEYYYNLNYSIEVKLYLSLLAIISFLIGVIYNLLKIKIYKELKEDIIDDVEEFSKNLTTHKSLNEFGDVYQKEFKIDEINSLKNSYNDIVNSLKKVIVEKESAYNKLQTSNEQLIKTKKELENNIKKFDTFLKVISNIVLKNYDEKSFFDELLKTIIELIPNADYGSIVLREDGKWKYVSSYGHDYNILKTIEFDEKTFVFVNKTTEYENILEEDKIILSEDNYNKILKASKPFKRSILSPLKINDYVIGQISLDSKENIPFSEESIKILETFSIISSIFIRLKRISKTEGQLHKNIILILIKALEYYDKYTHGHSERVADIASEFAEYINLDNEEIKKVYWAGITHDIGKFFVPQSILNKPGRLNDEEYEIVKEHPVKSYELLASNPYLSEFSIIAKHHHERFDGNGYPDKLSGEEIPYISRIITLADSFDAMITIRPYKKAKSIQDVIEDIERNAGKQFDPDLAKQFTEFLRRKYL; from the coding sequence ATGAATTTGAATGATTATGTTAAAACGTTTATAAAAAAATCACTAATTTATACTATTGTAGTAGTTTTATTAACTACTACAATCTTAGTTGGGTTTTATGAATATAGAAAATTAAGAGATATTACAAATATTCAATGTGTCAAAATTAATAATATGATAAAAAACCAGAGGATTAGAATTTTTTCAAATAGCAAACTTATTGCAGAAATATATCCTTATTCAGTAAATAATGTTGAAATAATAAAAAATATTGTAGAGGATAATCCTTTGGTTAGTAAAATAATTGATTATAAGCCATCAATGGATATTATAAATGTATCATATCCAAATGATGTTTTAGATGATAAAATCATAGAGTATATTAATGATAATATAGAATCTTTAAAAAGTGGAATAAAATATTATAATTTTAATGATTATATAATATACATGGTACCATATTATTATGAAATAATTGATAAACAAATATTTGGTGGATTATTATTGATGTATTTCCAAAAAGAATTGTTATTAAATGAACTTAAGTCTATACTATCTAAAAAAGAAATTATTACAAAAAATAATATTAAAAACAATATTTTTTCAATAACAACAACATTTGATTATTATGGTGAAGAGTATTATTACAATTTAAATTATAGTATTGAAGTAAAATTATATCTAAGTTTATTAGCTATAATTAGTTTTTTAATCGGAGTAATATATAATCTACTTAAAATAAAAATATATAAAGAATTAAAAGAAGATATTATTGATGATGTAGAAGAGTTTTCAAAAAATTTAACAACTCATAAGTCTTTAAATGAATTTGGTGATGTATATCAAAAAGAATTTAAAATTGATGAGATAAATAGTTTAAAAAATTCATATAATGATATAGTAAATAGTTTGAAAAAAGTAATAGTTGAAAAAGAATCTGCATATAATAAATTACAAACTTCTAATGAGCAGTTAATTAAAACCAAAAAAGAATTAGAAAATAATATTAAAAAATTTGATACTTTTTTAAAAGTAATATCAAATATAGTATTAAAAAATTATGATGAAAAATCATTTTTTGATGAACTATTAAAAACAATAATTGAATTAATTCCAAATGCAGATTATGGAAGTATAGTTCTTAGAGAAGATGGAAAATGGAAATATGTTTCTTCATATGGTCATGATTATAATATATTAAAAACAATTGAATTTGATGAAAAAACATTTGTTTTTGTTAATAAAACAACAGAATATGAAAATATTCTTGAAGAGGATAAGATAATTCTTTCAGAAGATAATTATAACAAGATATTAAAAGCTAGCAAACCTTTTAAAAGAAGTATATTATCTCCATTGAAAATAAATGATTATGTTATTGGTCAGATTTCTTTAGATTCTAAAGAAAACATTCCTTTTAGTGAAGAATCTATAAAAATATTAGAGACATTTTCTATAATATCCTCCATATTCATTCGCTTGAAAAGAATATCAAAAACAGAAGGACAGCTACATAAAAATATTATATTAATTTTAATAAAAGCGTTAGAATATTATGATAAATATACTCACGGGCATTCTGAAAGAGTTGCAGATATTGCATCTGAATTTGCAGAATATATAAACTTAGATAATGAAGAAATAAAAAAGGTTTACTGGGCTGGGATTACACATGATATAGGGAAATTTTTTGTACCGCAATCTATATTAAATAAACCAGGCAGATTAAATGATGAAGAATATGAAATAGTAAAAGAACATCCAGTGAAAAGTTATGAATTATTAGCAAGTAACCCATATCTTTCGGAATTTTCAATAATTGCAAAACATCATCATGAAAGATTCGATGGAAATGGTTATCCTGATAAGCTTTCTGGTGAGGAAATCCCTTATATATCACGTATAATTACTTTAGCCGATAGTTTTGATGCAATGATAACTATAAGACCATATAAAAAAGCAAAGTCTATACAAGATGTTATTGAAGATATAGAAAGGAATGCGGGAAAACAATTTGATCCAGATTTAGCAAAACAATTTACAGAATTTCTTAGGAGGAAGTATTTGTGA
- a CDS encoding substrate-binding periplasmic protein, which yields MKNIIVFIIIIIIQLNIFAILNIGIALTEPFAYFEETNDGYLLKGIDINIIKLLSKDLDEKINIYIYSFPDLLEKGLNNMDIIIGGIHITEERKKFINFSIPYLTTGLVILKLKGSENINKFAVKRNSTGHITVKKWTEEGKNIDYIVYETNEECLNSLLNKKVDGAFFDLFNAIWISKKYPVEIYGEPLTKNDIGIGVKDRNLLEKINMLIIKYRNDNLIGE from the coding sequence ATGAAAAATATCATAGTTTTCATAATTATCATAATTATCCAATTAAATATTTTTGCTATATTAAATATAGGAATAGCTTTGACAGAGCCATTTGCATATTTCGAAGAAACAAATGACGGATACTTATTAAAAGGAATTGATATTAATATTATAAAATTATTATCAAAAGATTTAGATGAAAAAATAAACATCTATATTTATTCATTTCCAGATTTATTAGAAAAAGGATTAAATAATATGGATATTATAATAGGTGGTATACATATAACGGAAGAAAGGAAAAAATTTATTAATTTTTCAATTCCATATTTAACAACAGGATTAGTAATATTAAAATTAAAAGGAAGTGAAAATATAAATAAATTTGCAGTTAAAAGAAATTCAACAGGACATATTACTGTGAAAAAATGGACGGAGGAAGGTAAAAATATTGATTATATAGTATATGAAACAAATGAAGAATGTTTAAATTCATTATTGAATAAAAAAGTTGATGGAGCATTTTTTGATCTTTTTAATGCAATTTGGATATCAAAAAAATATCCTGTTGAAATATATGGAGAACCATTAACTAAAAATGATATTGGAATTGGAGTAAAAGATAGAAATTTATTAGAAAAAATAAATATGTTAATTATAAAATATAGAAATGATAACTTGATAGGTGAATAA
- a CDS encoding DUF2520 domain-containing protein, giving the protein MKINIIGPGKVGKSLYNCFLEKNFEVCLIDKNFDYNNTISGIILITSQDENIISIWNNINDISNITAVGHCSGYLDSSFFGNIPHFSMHPNFPFSSVLKCNMIKGITWGIEGNEKGLEIAKKLVDSLEGKYVIIPQNKKKLYHLAAVIASNFSYALIKMSKDIYDDLGIDNIDHLIELSIKSLNNIKEKGLRNALTGPVARNDIKTIEEEKLEFNNFFGNPYVYDFFIDILYKIKEGEK; this is encoded by the coding sequence ATGAAAATCAATATTATTGGACCTGGGAAGGTTGGTAAAAGTTTATATAATTGTTTTTTAGAAAAAAATTTTGAGGTTTGTTTAATTGATAAAAATTTTGATTATAACAATACTATTAGTGGTATTATACTAATAACTTCTCAAGATGAAAATATTATTTCCATTTGGAATAATATAAATGATATTTCTAATATTACTGCTGTAGGACATTGCAGTGGATATTTAGATTCATCTTTCTTTGGTAATATTCCACATTTTTCAATGCATCCTAATTTTCCTTTTTCTTCTGTTCTTAAGTGTAATATGATAAAGGGTATTACATGGGGTATAGAAGGTAATGAAAAAGGTTTAGAGATTGCTAAGAAATTAGTTGATAGTTTAGAAGGTAAATATGTTATAATACCACAAAATAAAAAGAAATTATATCACTTAGCTGCAGTAATAGCATCTAATTTTTCGTATGCTTTAATAAAAATGAGTAAAGATATATATGACGATTTAGGTATAGACAATATTGATCATTTAATAGAATTAAGTATTAAATCATTGAATAACATAAAAGAAAAAGGTTTAAGAAATGCTTTAACAGGTCCTGTTGCAAGGAATGATATAAAAACAATTGAAGAGGAAAAATTAGAATTTAATAATTTCTTTGGAAATCCATATGTATATGATTTTTTTATTGATATCCTCTACAAAATCAAGGAGGGAGAAAAATGA
- the panB gene encoding 3-methyl-2-oxobutanoate hydroxymethyltransferase has product MSIKKILKMKNKEKIAMITAYDYISAKIAEAAGIDLILVGDSASNVMLGNEDTVKIGMEEMLIFIKAVKKGAPNTFVIGDMPFLSYQVSESEAIKNAGLILKAGADAVKLEGGKHVAPLVNKMVNYGIPVMGHIGFTPQSYKQIGISSKGKSKTEEELLIESAISLEEAGVFSIVLEMVTEPVAKKITESLSIPTIGIGAGRFCDGQVLVWHDFLGLNKDFEPKFLKRYLNGFELFKEAIENYSKDVKNGIFPSVENVFNPVEGSDQK; this is encoded by the coding sequence ATGAGTATAAAAAAAATATTGAAAATGAAGAATAAAGAGAAAATTGCTATGATTACAGCATATGATTATATAAGTGCAAAAATTGCAGAAGCTGCTGGAATAGATTTAATTTTAGTAGGTGATTCAGCTTCAAATGTTATGTTAGGTAATGAAGACACTGTAAAAATCGGAATGGAAGAGATGTTAATATTTATAAAAGCTGTGAAAAAAGGTGCTCCAAATACTTTCGTTATTGGAGATATGCCCTTTTTAAGCTATCAAGTATCAGAATCTGAAGCTATTAAAAATGCTGGTCTTATTTTAAAAGCTGGGGCCGATGCTGTTAAACTTGAAGGTGGAAAACATGTTGCGCCTTTAGTAAATAAAATGGTGAATTATGGCATTCCGGTAATGGGGCATATTGGATTTACTCCTCAATCATATAAGCAAATTGGAATTTCATCAAAAGGTAAATCTAAAACTGAGGAAGAATTATTAATTGAAAGCGCTATTTCATTAGAAGAAGCTGGAGTATTTTCTATTGTTTTAGAAATGGTAACTGAACCAGTAGCAAAAAAAATTACTGAATCTTTATCAATACCTACTATAGGCATTGGTGCTGGAAGATTTTGTGATGGTCAAGTATTAGTATGGCATGATTTTCTTGGTTTAAATAAAGATTTTGAACCAAAGTTTTTAAAAAGATATTTAAATGGTTTTGAATTATTTAAAGAAGCTATTGAAAATTACTCCAAAGATGTAAAAAATGGTATTTTCCCTTCTGTAGAAAATGTTTTTAATCCTGTAGAAGGTAGTGATCAAAAATAA
- a CDS encoding biotin--[acetyl-CoA-carboxylase] ligase produces the protein MYFDAIDSTNKYLKEHWKELPSETVVWAAKQYGGYGRMKREWVSPRGGLWFSVLFKPKNRPMNPWHYVRLYTMAVKDVLKKYKLNTIIKWPNDLLVDNKKICGILGEGIYTGKTFAAIIVGIGLNVNNHIPDELKDIATSYIDEKNKELNLERLLKQINNTAYYDYYIKYFKNNTISIFTKKWISNLNIRNGDFIKIISQNGEKRGKIVSIHGDYLEVMFEDGIIENVYAGEVSLRKESV, from the coding sequence ATATATTTTGATGCTATAGATTCAACAAATAAATATTTAAAAGAACATTGGAAAGAATTACCTTCAGAAACTGTTGTTTGGGCTGCAAAACAATATGGTGGATATGGTAGAATGAAAAGAGAATGGGTATCTCCTAGAGGTGGTCTTTGGTTTTCAGTATTGTTTAAGCCAAAAAATAGACCCATGAACCCTTGGCATTATGTTAGACTTTATACAATGGCTGTTAAAGACGTACTTAAAAAATATAAACTTAATACAATAATAAAATGGCCAAATGATTTATTAGTAGATAATAAGAAAATTTGTGGAATATTGGGTGAAGGAATATATACCGGTAAAACTTTTGCTGCTATCATTGTAGGTATTGGTTTAAATGTAAATAATCATATACCTGATGAACTAAAAGATATAGCTACTAGTTATATTGATGAAAAAAATAAAGAATTAAATTTAGAAAGATTATTAAAACAAATAAATAACACTGCTTACTATGATTATTATATTAAATATTTTAAAAATAATACAATTTCCATTTTCACAAAAAAATGGATAAGTAATCTTAACATAAGAAACGGAGATTTTATAAAAATCATCTCTCAAAATGGAGAAAAACGTGGTAAAATTGTTTCAATACATGGGGACTATTTAGAAGTAATGTTCGAAGATGGAATTATAGAAAATGTTTATGCTGGAGAGGTTTCTTTAAGAAAGGAGAGTGTGTAA
- the hpt gene encoding hypoxanthine phosphoribosyltransferase translates to MDIDPKKLKVLISEEEILEKAKELGKQITEYYKDVDDEIIAVCALKGSVHFFSDLVKNIDHDMKYYFVRVSSYHGGTASTGSITVNSWTNEPIEGKHVLLIEDIVDTGNTIKFLINELKKQNPASIKLTSLLIKNAHDHGIHVDFPGFVIDNYFVIGYGLDYDEKYRNLPFIGYVE, encoded by the coding sequence GTGGATATTGATCCAAAAAAATTAAAGGTTTTAATATCAGAAGAAGAAATATTAGAAAAAGCAAAAGAATTAGGAAAACAAATTACTGAATATTATAAAGATGTTGATGATGAAATTATTGCTGTTTGTGCATTAAAAGGATCTGTTCATTTCTTTTCTGATTTAGTAAAAAATATTGATCATGACATGAAATATTATTTTGTTAGAGTTTCTAGTTATCATGGTGGAACAGCATCAACAGGTTCTATTACTGTCAACAGCTGGACAAATGAACCAATAGAAGGAAAACATGTTCTCCTAATAGAAGATATTGTTGATACTGGAAATACAATTAAATTTTTGATTAATGAATTAAAAAAACAAAATCCCGCCTCAATTAAATTAACTTCATTACTTATTAAAAACGCTCACGACCACGGTATTCATGTTGACTTCCCAGGTTTTGTTATAGATAATTATTTTGTTATTGGATATGGTTTAGATTATGATGAAAAATACAGAAATTTGCCTTTCATTGGGTATGTTGAATAA